One window of the Candidatus Neomarinimicrobiota bacterium genome contains the following:
- a CDS encoding dihydrolipoamide acetyltransferase family protein has product MLVDVIMPKLGESITEGTIIEWRKQLGDEIGKDEALLDIGTDKVDSEIPSPAVGVVVEILAQPNDVIPVGETIARIETDSDAAVVVPSGEEESQATAEIDEGVEVEPEPADGDEPEAVIDKTAPTARQPREKRQYYTPLVRSIARKENIAEDELAALEGSGRGGRVTKADILAYLKAGRMASVSVTPAPGLKEEVVELSRMRQIIAEHMRLSLDTSAHTYLISECDVSGIVEYVTQEKDRFLLRESFELTYTPFFIQAAVRAIEHYPIFNASLDGTTIHHHRNINIGLAVALEEGLMVPVIKNCEELNFFGICRKTRDLAQRARSGNILPDELQGSTFSITNYGVFGNILGTPIINQPNAAILGVGAVKKKPVVRESEHGDAIVVRSMVYLSLGLDHRLIDGSGGGRFLQRMVDCLENLNTSVLL; this is encoded by the coding sequence GGGCGATGAAATCGGTAAGGACGAGGCTCTGCTGGATATCGGTACAGACAAGGTCGACTCGGAGATACCGTCACCTGCCGTCGGTGTTGTCGTGGAGATTCTGGCGCAGCCTAACGACGTTATTCCGGTGGGTGAAACTATCGCCCGGATCGAGACAGACAGTGATGCGGCTGTTGTTGTACCGTCCGGGGAGGAAGAGTCTCAAGCCACAGCTGAGATAGATGAAGGTGTGGAGGTGGAGCCTGAACCCGCCGATGGTGATGAGCCAGAAGCGGTTATAGATAAAACTGCGCCGACTGCACGACAGCCAAGGGAGAAGAGGCAATATTATACTCCGCTGGTGAGATCAATCGCCAGGAAGGAAAACATTGCTGAAGATGAGCTGGCGGCCCTCGAAGGCAGTGGTCGAGGAGGCAGAGTGACGAAAGCAGATATTCTCGCCTACCTTAAGGCAGGCAGGATGGCGTCTGTATCTGTCACCCCGGCCCCAGGTCTCAAGGAAGAGGTGGTGGAATTGTCGCGCATGCGTCAGATCATTGCGGAACACATGAGGCTCAGTCTTGATACATCAGCGCATACCTATCTTATCTCCGAGTGCGACGTCTCCGGCATCGTGGAATACGTGACACAGGAAAAAGATCGTTTCCTGCTGCGTGAAAGTTTTGAACTGACATACACCCCCTTCTTTATTCAAGCGGCTGTCAGGGCTATAGAGCATTATCCCATTTTTAACGCTTCTCTTGACGGAACCACAATTCACCATCACAGGAATATCAACATCGGTCTGGCGGTAGCGCTTGAAGAGGGTCTTATGGTTCCTGTCATTAAAAACTGCGAAGAGCTCAATTTTTTCGGCATTTGCCGTAAGACCCGCGACCTGGCGCAAAGGGCGAGGAGCGGCAACATTTTACCCGATGAATTGCAAGGTTCTACCTTTTCAATCACCAATTACGGCGTTTTCGGCAACATCCTCGGGACACCTATAATCAACCAGCCTAATGCGGCGATCCTCGGTGTTGGCGCTGTGAAGAAGAAACCGGTAGTGAGGGAATCGGAGCACGGCGACGCCATCGTAGTCCGTTCCATGGTCTATCTCTCTCTCGGCCTGGACCATCGCCTGATTGATGGCTCCGGCGGCGGGCGGTTTTTGCAGCGAATGGTAGACTGCCTGGAGAATCTAAATACGTCAGTGTTGTTGTAG
- a CDS encoding methyltransferase domain-containing protein yields MAKIDHVLKLYAETIRSPYLHYGLWENPETVDVESTTLSEIRDAQERYIVHLADLIPAGVKTVLDAGCGIGGNTAFLKERGFEVEALSPDSYQEELFHQKFNSDVKFYRTRFESFETQKKYDLILMSESAAYIRMESGIEKAWYLLSTGGYWLVSDYFVSSSDGGDSPHLKSAHRLDRYLEAAKSGGFDLIVERDITENVMPTLDAAYHFYNRFIVPMAEYASHSATKNAPKLSKLFKLVYGKKIRQKMDQVDYLKSSEFRKYRKYMVLLFQKGER; encoded by the coding sequence ATGGCTAAGATTGATCACGTGTTGAAATTGTATGCGGAGACGATCCGGTCGCCGTATCTGCATTACGGATTATGGGAGAATCCTGAAACTGTGGACGTTGAATCTACCACTCTTTCTGAGATTCGTGACGCTCAGGAGAGGTATATTGTCCATTTAGCCGATCTCATTCCGGCAGGCGTCAAAACAGTACTGGATGCAGGATGTGGAATTGGAGGTAACACCGCTTTTCTCAAGGAGCGGGGATTTGAAGTGGAAGCGCTGTCGCCGGACAGTTATCAGGAGGAGCTGTTTCATCAGAAGTTCAATTCTGACGTCAAATTCTACAGGACACGGTTTGAGAGTTTCGAGACACAGAAGAAATATGATCTGATCCTTATGAGCGAGAGTGCGGCATATATCCGCATGGAGTCTGGGATTGAAAAAGCGTGGTATCTGCTGTCGACGGGCGGATATTGGCTGGTTTCCGACTATTTCGTCAGCAGCTCCGATGGTGGCGACAGTCCGCATCTCAAATCGGCCCACCGCCTCGACCGTTATCTGGAGGCGGCAAAGAGTGGGGGTTTTGATCTGATCGTTGAGCGAGATATCACCGAAAATGTGATGCCGACACTCGATGCGGCATACCATTTCTATAACCGGTTTATCGTGCCGATGGCCGAATATGCATCGCACTCCGCGACAAAGAATGCGCCAAAGCTGTCTAAGCTCTTCAAGTTGGTCTACGGTAAGAAAATCAGGCAGAAGATGGATCAAGTGGATTATCTTAAGAGCAGTGAATTCCGCAAGTATCGAAAGTACATGGTGCTCCTTTTTCAGAAGGGGGAGAGATGA